GCCGCCGTCGGATCCTCCACAAACGGTAACACACGGGACCGCGTAGCCTCCGGTATGTACGTCCGCGACGCCAAGAACCGGGACGAGGCGTGGCTGCTCGATCACATCGAGGAGATGGGGCTCGACGAGCGGTCGTTCCGGTCGCGCGATTACGTGATCGCGGTCGAGGAGGGGTCGAACACCCGCGCCGGGTTCGGCCGCCTGCGGGTCCACAAGACCGACGACGGCGACTTCGTCGAGTTGACCGGGATCGGCGTCCTCGAGTCCTGGCGCGGGCAGGGTATCGGCGCGCACGTCGTCGAGCGGCTGATCGAGAAGGCCGGCGACCAGGAGTTCGACGAGGTCTACTGCTTCACCCCGTCGGCGAGCTACCTCGAACAGTTCGGCTTCGAGACCCTCGAGGACGACGAGGTCCCCGACGCGCTCGCCGACCGGCTCGAACAGGTCCGCTCCGACGAGGGCGAGGACGCGGCGCCGCTGCGGCTCGACCGCGAGGAGTTCGTGCTGCCCGAGCGGTTCCGCGAGCGGTTCAAGGCCGCCTCCGCCGACGGGGCCGCCGCGGAGCCGGAGGTGACCGAGACCGCCGAGGACTTCGGCATCGACCCCGACGAGGCGACCTACAAGTACGACACCGGAGGATAACGGCGGGCCTCAACGGGGATCGGACCCGCTCCCGGCGATCAGGTCCGGCCTTCGAGGAAGTCCGTCGAGAACACGAGGTACGCGAGCACCGAACAGAACAGGATCGGCGGGAGGATCGCGAAGCCCCACAGCGGGTCGATCCCCCAGATCAACAGGAGCACCACGTCCCCCAGGCCGATCGCGAGGAACGGCAGCACCGCGAGGACCGCCCAGAACCGCCCGCGGCCGTCGTCCTCGTCGGCGTCGGGCTCGTCGGGGCCGAACTCGCTCGACTCGCCGCCGTCGCGGGCGCTCGTCGCCATACTCGGAGTGGGTGCCGCGATCACAAAAGGTCCGCGTTCGGCCGCTCGGCCTACCGCACCGCGTCGTCGTCGAACCGCGAGGCGACCGTCACGAGGCCGAACAGCGCGGCGAGCACGACGACCGACAGCGCCGCGCCGTACACCGCGACGGCCGCCGGGGTTCCCGGGACGGTGACCACGCCGAACATCGCGACCGAACCGACGGCGTTGTTCGCGGCGACGACGTAGCCCGCGGCGGCCGCGAACAGCGTCACGGCCGCGGCCGCCCCGAGCAGGTACGGCCGCCCCGACGCCTCGACGGCGCTCGGTTCCCCCTCGATCAGGCTCTCCCGGTCTCTGGATCGGTCGTCGCCGACTCGGTCGTCGCCGGCTCGGTCGTCGCCGCCGTCCTCGACCCCGTCGGTGGCCGCTCGGTCGCTCACGGCCGCGCTTGGGTCGCCGGCGTCAAGGCGCTGTCGGGTGCGACGCGCGACGACACACGGTTAAGTACGCGGGGTCGCTGGACTCGGGTATGACGGACGATTCCGGCGACCCCGCCGACGATCCGCTGGTCGCGGCCGCCCGCGACGCCTTCGCCGACGCGTACGTTCCCTACTCCGAGTACCCGGTCGGCGCGGCGCTTCGAACCGCGGACGGCACGGTGTA
This genomic stretch from Halobaculum roseum harbors:
- a CDS encoding GNAT family N-acetyltransferase, with product MYVRDAKNRDEAWLLDHIEEMGLDERSFRSRDYVIAVEEGSNTRAGFGRLRVHKTDDGDFVELTGIGVLESWRGQGIGAHVVERLIEKAGDQEFDEVYCFTPSASYLEQFGFETLEDDEVPDALADRLEQVRSDEGEDAAPLRLDREEFVLPERFRERFKAASADGAAAEPEVTETAEDFGIDPDEATYKYDTGG
- a CDS encoding DUF7520 family protein, which encodes MSDRAATDGVEDGGDDRAGDDRVGDDRSRDRESLIEGEPSAVEASGRPYLLGAAAAVTLFAAAAGYVVAANNAVGSVAMFGVVTVPGTPAAVAVYGAALSVVVLAALFGLVTVASRFDDDAVR